One Halobacterium wangiae genomic window, GCCGAGTTGCCCCAGTACGAGGACTGGGCGTTCGAGATCATGACCACGGCGTCGGCGAGCGACGACTACTGGCAGAACCCGAGCGTCAACTTCGAGCGCTACTACGACGAGTCCGCCGACGTCCCGACGGTGTACTCCGGCGGCTGGTACGACTCCTACACGGGCGCGACCTGCGACAACTTCGTCGGCCTCGCCGACCGGAAGGACAGCGACCACTACCTCCTGATGGGACCGTGGACGCACCTCGCGCGCCTCCCGGGCGGCCACGACCACAGCGAGAACCTGCTGTTCCCGCCACTGACGTGGGAGCACCCGACCGCTGGCGACCTGGCGTTCGGGGAGAACGCGACGATGAACTACCGCGAGACGCGCAAGCAGTTCTTCGACCACTACGTCCTGGGTGAGGACTCCTGGGACCTGCCCCGCGTCCAGTACTTCATGATGGGGCTGGGCGACGGCCACCAGACGGACGAGGGCAACCTGTTCCACGGCGGCGAGTGGCGCAGCGCCGACGAGTGGCCACCCGAGGGGACGGAGATGACGAAGTTCTACGCCCACGGCGACGGCACGCTCTCCACCGAGCAGCCGTCCGCGAGCGAGTCGTACACGTCCTACGAGTACGACCCCGAGGACCCGGTCCCGACCATCGGCGGCAACACCTCCTCCTATCTCACCTACGAGCCGCGCGAGGAGCCAGTGGGAGCGTACCCGCTGGGCGACCGGAACATCATCGACTTCGCTGGCCGCGGCGGCTACGACCAGCGCACGGACGAGGACACCTTCGGCGCCAGCGAACCGTACGGCCCGCTCAGCCAGCGCGACGACGTGCTCGTCTTCCGCACGCCGCCGCTGGAGGAACCGGTCGAGATCGCGGGCCCGATTCGCGTCCGCGTCTTCGGCGAGACGGACGCCCCGGACACGGACTTCACGGCGAAACTGATCGACGAACACCCCGAGTCCGAGGACTACCCCGACGGCTACGACCTGAACCTCTCGGACTCCATCTGCCGCGCGCGCTTCCGGGGCTACCGCGACGAAGCCGACTTCGTCGAACCCGGCGACGTCTACGAGTTCTACATGGAGCCGTACGACACGGCGAACCGCTTCAAGGCCGGCCACCGCATCCGTCTCGACATCTCCTCGTCGAACTGGCCGCGCTTCGACGTCAACCCGAACACGGGCGGCCCGCTGTACACGGACGACGACTACCAGGTCGCGGAGAACACCGTCCACCACTCGGCGACGCATCCGACGCACATCGAACTCCCCCTCCAGCCGAGCAGCGAGTAGCGGCGGAGAAAAAGACCGCGACCGTCTCTTTTCAGAACGTCTCGGAGTCGTGTGTGGAGACGACGCCGCTCCGTTCGAGGCCGTAGTGGCCAGCGACCTGCACGAGCACGGCTGCGATGATGCCGTTGAGCGCCGCGATGCCGGGAATCAGCTGTGGCGCATCGACGCCGGGGATGACCGCTCCCGCGGTGAGCGCCGCGACGACACAGCCGACGACGTACGCGACCACCGGGACGGCCCGGACGCTCGCGAAGTCGACCTCCTCCATCCGCGGGATGTCGAGGCGCCAGCAGAGCAGGAGGTCGGCGATGAGGACGCCACCGAGCGGCGGGACGTACTGGCCGAGCGTGGCGAGCCACGGGACCAGCATCCCATCGACGCCGAACAGCGCGAGCGCGATACCGATAGCGCCACCAGCCAGCACGAACGGGCGCTTGCGGTCGAACTCGAAGGCCTCGCTACCCGCGACGCCGAACGCGTACGCCGCGTTGTCGTTGGTCGTCCAGATGTTGAGGATGAGCGCGAGGAGCCCCACTGCGGCGAGCCCCTGGACGGCGAGCACCTCGTAGAGGTCCCCGCCGGTGTCGACGTACACCGCGCCGCCGACGGCGCCGCTGATGAACAGGAAGCTGTTGCCCGCGAGGAACGCGATGAGCCCCGCCCAGAAGCCGATCCGTCGGGACTCGGCGAATCGGGCCCAGTTGGGCGCCTGCGTGCCACCCGAGATGAAGGTGCCGACGACGATGGTGACGGCGGCGCCGAACGTCATCGAACCGGCGGACCCTGTCGTCTCCATCAGTCCCCCGAGGCCACCGGTGTCCTGGAGCGCGATGCCGATGGAGACCAGGCCGACGACCAGGAGGATGGGGACGGCGACGAGGGAGAGCTTCTCCATGCCCTCGTAGCCGAAGTAGGCCGTCGCAAGGTGGAACACGCCCCAGAGGAGGATGAGCGCGGACACCCACGTGGGCGTGTTGACGCCGAAGAACTTCGCTGTCGGGATGGCGACGAGTGGGATAGTGACGCCGAACCAGCCGATCTGCGTCCCGCCCAGCAGGAGGTCGGCCCACTTCGCGCCGAGTCGGCCGAAGGTGTACCGCGAGAGCAGTACCGTCGTGAGCCCCGTCTGCGCGCCGATGGCACAGAGTGTGGCCACGTAGAGACCGAGGATGATGCTCCCGACAGCGAGGGCGGTGAGCATCGAGCCGAAGCCGAGCGCCGCACCCACTTCGGCGCCCGACCACAGGGTGCCGGCGAAGAAGACGAAACCGAGGAGCACCGCGGAGATGCTCAATAGACTCCGACGTTCGTTCTCTGGCACGTGGTCTGTCGGCCAGTCTGGGTCCGGCAGGTTCTCCTTCCCGAATATCACGGTTCGAATCCAGCTCTGGTCTGTTCCGGATGCCATGGTGACGAGTGGTAACTACACCCAGGGCACTTTACTGTTTCTTTGCCACCCAGCGACAGCCATTTACTCCACGAACGTGAGGTGAACTCGATGGCAGACCACATCGTTACCGACGCACGAACGCTGGACGGCACGCGCGTGGACGTGGCGGTACGCGACGGCGTCGTCGAACGCGTCGTCCCGGCGGGCGAGGGCGACCCCGGGGCGTTCGACCCGGCCGACCACACGGACGCCGACGGCGGCCTCGTGACGCCGCCGCTCATCGAACCGCACCTCCACCTCGACGCCACGCTGACGGCGGGCGACCCCTCTTGGAACGACTCGGGGACGCTGGCTGAGGGCATCGAGACGTGGGCCGAGTACAAGCAGGACCTCGACTACGACGACGTCCAGGAGCGCGCCACGCAGACAGTGGAGTGGCTCGCGGCCCACGGCGTCACGAGAGTCCGCACGCACGCCGACACCACCGAGGAGTCGCTCACCGCCGTCGAAGCACTCCTCGATCTCCGCGAGGAAGTCGACGACCTGGTGGACCTCCAGGTGGTCGCGTTCCCGCAGGACGGCGTCTACACCGCCGACCACCACGAGGACCTGCTCGTCGAGGCCCTGGAGATGGGCGTCGACGTGGTCGGCGGCATCCCGCACAACGAACACACCCGCGAGGACGGCGTGCGGGACGTCCAGACAGCGTTCGACCTCGCGGAGCGCTTCGACCGCCGCATCGACCTGCACATCGACGAGACGGACGACCCCGGGTCGCGGTTCACCGAGGTGCTGGCGAGCGAGGCCATCAAGCGCGACATGGGCGACCGAACCACCGCCAGCCACACGACCGCGCTCCACTCCTACCCGAACGCCTACGCCGGGAAGGTCGTCTCACTGCTCGCGGAGTCCGGCGCTACCGTGATTACCAACCCGCCGGACAACAGCGTCCTCCAGGGTCGCTACGACGACTACCCGAAGCGCCGCGGCCACACCCGCGTCGACGAACTCCGCGACGCCGGTGTCACCGTCGGCATCGGCCACGACTCCGTGATGGACCCGTGGTACCACTACGGCGTCGGCGACCCGCTGGACGCCGCGTTCGTCCTCCTGCACTACGCCCACATGAGCGGCCGTGGCGACGTCGAACCCATCTGGGAGATGCTCACGCACGCGAACGCCGAAGTGTTCGGTGTCGACTCCTACGGCCTCGAGGAGGGGAACGAGGGTTCGCTCGTCGTCTACAACAGCCCGGACGGCTTCAACGCGCTCCGCACGCAGGCGCCCCGCCGCCTCGTGCTCAAGGACGGCCGACCCATCGCCCGCACCGAACCCGCGACAACGACGGTCAGCCGTGAATCCGGCGACGTCGACGTGGACTTCCACCGCTGACCGGCGGATAGCCGAACGCCCCACGGCATCCGACTACGCGACCACCGCCGACCGAACCTCGTTCTCCGCGACGACGCTCCCCTCGTGCAGCACGTACCGCGGGGCTACACCCTCCCGCAGTGCGTCCGTCGGCGTCTCGACGCTCGGCGGAAAGACGTTGAACGTGGCGGGAGCGCCCTCCTCGAGGCCGTAGTCGACGTCCATCACGCGGGCGGCGTTCGCGCCGACCATCTCCCACGCGACGCGGCGCTCCGCGGGCGTCTGGAGGTGCGCGGCGTGCGCGGTGAGCAGCGCCGTCTCGAGCATGCTCGCGCGGCCGTAGGGGTAGAAGCCGTCCCGGATGCAGTCCTGGCCCGCGGCGACCGTGAGGCCCGCCTCGCGGAGTTCGTCCACGCGGGTGATGCCGCGGCGCTTCGGGTGTCCGTCGTGACGGCCCTGCAGCAGCAGGTTCGTCGGCGGGTTCGTCACCATATTCACGCCGGCCTCGGCGAGCAGGTCGACGACGCGAGCGGCGTGCGCGTCGTCGTAGGCGGCCAGCGCGCACGTGTGGCCGGCGGTCACGTCCTCGACGCCGCGGTCGATCGCTTCCGCGGCGAGGTACTCCAGCGAGCGCGCGGTCGGGTCGTCCGTCTCGTCGACGTGCATGTCCACCGGAACGCCGTACTCGGTGGCGATGTCGAGGCAGGCGTCGACGTGCTCGCGAGTGTCGGCGTCGCTGCGTTCGTTGGCCGGCATGCCACCGACGGCGTCGGCGCCCTCCTCGAGCGCGTCTGCGAGCAGTTCCGCCGTGCCGGGGTCCTGGACTACTCCCTCCTGTGGGAACGCGACCACCTGCACGTCGACGACGTCCGCCCACGCCTCCCGGGCCTCGACGACGCCGCGGAGTGGCGTCAGTCCGCCGATGGTGTCGACGTCGACGTGCGTGCGGATGCGGGTACAGCCGTTCCGGACGTGGGCCTCGATGGCGCGCCCGGCGCGCTCGCGGACGTCTTCGACGGTGTACTCGCGCTTCCTGTCGTGGATGTTCGCGATAGCCTCGCCGAGGGTCCCGCTCTCGTTGTCGGGGAGTTCGTCGGCGATGTACGCCTTGTCGAGGTGGACGTGGCAGTCGACGAACCCCGGCGCGAGCAGGCCACCCTCTGCAGCTAGTTCGCGTGCTGCGTCGGCGCCCGTGGCGTCGAGAGCGGCGATGGCGTGCCCGTCGACGGCGACGTCCGCCGTTCGGCCGTCCGGCAGTCGAGCGTTCCTGAGGAGGAGGTCGTGTGCCATAGACACTCATGGACGAGCGGTTCCTTAACTGCTCGCCGACTGCGACTCCTTGGGACGGGTTAGCAAAACGCTTAATAGCAGCCTGGAGCGTATTTCACAATCGTCCGACCGGATTACCGGATATCCACGTGAGATACATGTGCAGGTATCGTTCACCCCCTGACGAGAGAGGCGCCCCGCACGCCGGAGGTCGCACGCCATGAAGCCGGCGACCTTCGAGTACCACCGACCGTCGTCCGTCTCGGAGGCCACGGAGTTGCTGGCGGACCTCGGCCACGACGCCGAACTGCTCGCCGGCAACCAGAGCCTCGGCATCATCATGGCCAACCGACTCGCCACCCCCGACCACCTCGTCGACCTCGACCGCGTCGACGAGCTGTCCGGGGTCTCCATCGGCGACGACGAGGTCGAGGTTGGCGCGATGACGACCCACCGCGACCTGGAGTTCGCTGACGACCTCCGGGACGTGCTCCCGATGGTCCCCCAGGCCGCCGAGCAGATCGCCGGCCCGAGCGTCCGTAACCGGGGGACCCTCGGCGGGAGCGTCGCCGAGGCCGACCCCGCCGGCAACTACCCCGCCGCGCTGGTCGCGCTCGACGCCGACCTCCACGTCGTCTCCGAGGACGACGGCGAGCGCACCGTGCCCGCCCGCGAGTTCTTCATCGCGTACATGTTCACCGACCTCGGCCCGGACGAACTCGTCACTGGCGCGACCGTCTCCCGGGAGCCGTTCCCGGTCGAGCGGACGGGCATGGCCTTCGAGACGCTCAAGCGGGCCGCCCAGACGTTCCCGACCGTGAGCGCGGCGACGGCGGTCCGCGTGGACGACCCGGACGCGGCGGACCCGGAGATCGAGGAGGCGCGCGTCGCGCTGGCGAACGTCGCGGACGTCCCGCTCCACGTCCCCGACGCAGAGGCGGCCGTCGAGGGGACGACGCTCGACGAGGACGCACTCGACGAGGCCGAAGCGGCCGCCAACGAGGCCGCCGACCCCTCCCCCGAGATGCACGCAGACGAGGAGTGGAAGGTCGAACTGGCCGGCGAATACACCCGTCGTTCCCTGCAGGCAGCATACAAACGAGCTATCAATGATTGAGTTCTCAGGCGAATTCGAGTCGGAGCACGAACCGGAAGAACTGTGGAAGTACTTCACCGACCCCGACATCCTGGCGCAGTGCGCGCCGGGCTGTGACCACATCGAACAGCACTCGGAGTCGGAGCTGTCGGCGACCGTCGCCGTCGGCGTCGGCAGCGTCAAGCCGACGTTCGACGTGGACATGACCGTCGTGGAGGCCGACGCACCGAACCGCCTCGTGATGCACGCGGGCGGCGACGCGTCGCGGAACTCCTTCGAGACGGTCGCGGAGATGGACCTCCTCGAGAACGAGGACGGCGGCACCACGGCGACGTGGAACGCCGAGACGAACGTCTCTGGGCTCATCGCGAGCCTCGGCCAGCGCGCACTCGGCAGCGTCGCCGAGCGCCTCGTCAACAACTTCTTCGACGACCTCGAGGAACTCGCGGACGAGGGCGTCCCCGCGGAGTCGAAGATCAGCGCGAAGCCGGACGCGACGGCGAGCCTGGACGAGTAACGCGGCCTCCTTCTCCGTTCTCCTACTTCGACAGCGACCGCTGCACTTCGGTGAGAAGAGAGCGCCGAGCGGTTACTCGCCGTCGCGGAGGCGCTTCCGGACGCGGTGGGGCGTCATCGGGATCTGGTCGGCGACGATCCCCTGGTCGGCCAGCGCGGCGTTGATGGAGGAGGCGATGGCCGCGGGGCCGTCGATCATGCCGCCCTCGCCGGTGCCCTTCGCGCCGGTGGCGGTGAACGGCGACGGCGTCTCGGAGTGCTCCAGTTCGACGTCGGGCATGTTCTTCGTCGACGGGAGGAGGTACTCGAACATGGTGATGGCCTGTGGCTGGCCCTCGTCGTCGTACTCGAACTCCTCCATGAGCGCCGCGCCGAGGCCCTGCGCGAGACCGCCGTGGGCCTGGCCGTCGACGATGGTGGGGTTGAGGCGGGTGCCACAGTCCCGCAGCGAGTAGAACTTCAGGATGTCGACCTCGCCGGTGTCAGTGTCGACCTCCACGATGGGCGCGTTCGCGGCGAACGCGGCCGTCGGGTAGACCGGGAACTTCCGGGTGAGCGCCTCGTCGAACTCGGGGAGGCTCGTCGTCGGGTGCTCGTAGTCGTAGCTGACCCGCGTGAGGCGTTCGTTCTTCTGGCCCGAGTCGAGTTCCGCGAGTTCCGCGAGCGTGAGTCGTTCGGAGCCGTCCGCGCGTTCGACGCCGCCGTCGCGGTAGACCACGTCGTCGACGTCGCAGCCGAACTCGCGCTGCGCGGCGAGCTTCCGGCAGTTCTCGCGGAGCTTCTGGGCGGCGCCCTCGGTGGCGCCCGACAGCATCACGGCCATCCGGGAGGCCGCGGTGCCGTACTCCGTCGGTGCCGTCACGCTGTCGAGGTAGCCGACCTCGATGTCGCTCGGGAGCACGCCGAGGCCGTCGGCGAGCAACTGGGTGACGAGCGTCTGGTGGCCCTGCCCGGAGGTGTCCGTCGCGAGGTACGACTGGACGGTGCCGTCCTCCATCAGTTCGATGCGGAAGTGCTCGGGGAGTTCGGAGACGTCCTCGCGGTCGCGGGCCTCGAGGGCGTCCTTGTCCGTGCGCTGGCGGTCCGTCCAGTCGGAGCCGGAGACGCCGGGTTCGATGTGGACGGTGGGGCTGTAGCCGCGGTACTTCCCCTCCTCGCGCTTCTGCTCGACGACGTCGGGGTCGAGCAGGCCGCCCTCGCAGACCTCTCGCTCCTCGACGATCTCCTCGATGCGGTCGAGTGCCGCCGGGAAGTCCCCGGAGTCGTAGATGTTGTGTGTCGGGAGGCGGAACGGCATGTCGTCGGGCTGGATGAGGTTCAGCCGCCGGAGGTCCGTGGCTTCCACGCCGAGTTCGCGGGCCGCCTCGTCGACGACCATCTCCAGGGCGTGGAGGTGTGGCGGCACGCCGAAGCCGCGGTAGGCGGTCTGGGCTGTCTTGTTCGTCAGCGCGATCTCGTAGTCGTAGCGGACGTTCTCGATGTCGTAGGCGTTCGTGACGACCGACAGCGGCTTCAGCGCCTGATTGACGGGATAGTGCGGGAACGCGCCGAAGTCGTCGACGAACCACGTGTCCAGGCCGCGGATGGTGCCGTCGTCGTCGTACGCGAGGCGCACGCGGTAGTCGCGGTCGGAGGAGTGCATGTCCCCGCCCTGGAGGTTCTCGATGCGGTCCTCGACGAACTTCACGGGCCGCCCGTCGAGCTGCTGGGACGCCATCGCGGCGAGCGTGCAGTAGCGGTGGATCGCGATCTTCGTCCCGAAGCTCCCACCGACGTCCGGTGGAACCTCCAGGTTCACCTTCTCCGGCGGGTAGCCCAGCGGCTCGTAGATGGTGTCGTCGACGAGCGTGTGGAGCTGGATGTTGCAGTCGATGTCGAAGGCGTCGTGGTCGGGGTCGTACGTCGCGACGACGCCAGCGGTCTCGAGTGGGACACCGGAGATGCGGCCCCACGAGTACTCCCGCTCGATGACGTTGTCAGCCTCCTCGAAGGCGCCCTCGACGTCGCCGAAGTCCAGCGTCTCGCTGTCGGCGACGTTCGAGCCGAAGTGCTCGTGGACGAGCGTCTCGTCCTCGCGGGCATCCAGCGGGTCGACCACGGGGTCGAGCTGGTCGTACTCGATGTCGACGAGGTCGACGATGTCCTCGGCGGCGTAGCGGTCTTTCGCGACGACTGCGACGACGGGTTCACCGACGAACCGGACCTTGTCGTCGGCCAGCGACCACTCCTCGAACCCCTTCAGACCGCAGGGCATCGGCTCGTACTCCTCTTTCAGCGTGTCGACGGTGAGCGCGAGCAGGCAGTCCGGATGGTCCTCTGCGGCGCTCGTGTCCACGTCCTCGACGTGCGCGTGTGGGTGGACGCTGCGGACGAGCGCCATGTGGACGGTGTTCTCCGGTTCGATGTCGTGGATGTACTCGGCCTCGCCGGTGAGGATGCGGTGGTCCTCGACGCGTTCGAGGCCCGACCCGACGAACGACTCCCGCTCGACGTGCGTGTCCGTCTCGGTTCCCGGTTCGGTCGGTGACTCGGCGCCGGACATCTACTCGCCACCTCCGGTGCGGTCCGACAGGTCGTCGCTAGGGGCCTCCATCAGTTCGTCGGCCGCCCGGTCGACCGCCTTGTAGATGTTCTGGTAGCCCGTGCAGCGACAGATGTTGTCCGCCAGTCCCTCCTTGACTTCGCCCTTGTCGGGGTCGGGGTTGCGGTCGAGGAGTTCCTTCGTCGCCATCACGAACCCACTGGTGCAGAAGCCACACTGGAGGGCGTGCTCCTGGTGGTAGGCCTCCTGGATGGGGTGGAGTTCGCCGTCGGTCGCCAGCCCCTCGACGGTCGTCACCTCGGCGCCGTCGACCTGGACGGCGTAGGTGAGACAGCTCTTCGTGCTCTTCCCGTCGACGAGTACCGTACAGGCGCCGCAGACGCCGTGCTCGCAGCCGACGCGCACGCCGCGCTGCCCGCACTCGCGACGGAGAAAGTCCGAGAGCTTCAGGCGGGGCTCCACGGTCGTCGATATGGTCTCACCGTTCACCGAGAGCGTGAGCTCCTCGGTGGGACGGTCGAGACTCTGTGAACTGCTCTCACTGCTCATGTACACCACAAGAAGGAACGGCCGCTCATTATAGTTTCGTTGAGAACGGGAGCGGACCGCCGGGCGGCGAACGGATTCGGGGAGCGAACGACCCCCGTTCGCTCGCAGTCAGGTCACGAACCCGGCGATGGTCGAGCGCTCACGGCGTCGGGTCGGTGCGCGGGTGGATGGGACCGGACTGCTCGCGGAGTCGCCCGCCCGCGGCGTCGTTCGCGACGGCCAGCGCCTCCGCGACGACGCTCAGTGCGATGCCCGTCGGACTGCCGTCGCCGAGGTCGAGGCCGACCGGCGTCGACACGCGGTCGAGTTCCCCGGGCGTGAACGTCGTCCCCTCCTCGGCGACCGCGTCCCGGATCTCCTCGAAGCGTTCCCGCGGCCCCATCAGTCCGACGTACGGCACCTCGGTCTCCCGGAGCAACGTCTCGAGGACCAGCTGGTCGTCGATGAGGTTGTGCGACATCAGGACCGCGTACGTGCGCTCGGGCGCCTCGACGACCTCGTCGACGTCGCTCGGGTGCGTGCCGACGACGCGGTGGGCGTGCGGGAACGCGTCCTCGCTGGCGCGCGCGCCGCGCGCGGACGCCACGGTCACCCTGAAGCCGGCCTCCGCGCCGAACCGCGCGACCGCGTGGACGTCGTTCTGCGCGCCGAACAGCAGGAGGTCGGGCGCGGGTTCGACGCCGTCGACGAACACGCGCAGGTCGCCGGCCGCCCGCTCGACGGTCACGGCGCCGCTCGACCCGGACTCCCGGGCGTCCGCCGAGGCGTCGCGCAGTTCGTTGAGGACGTCCGCGGGGAGTCCCGGTCGGTCGTCGCCAGTTCGCGGCCCGTCTGCGGTGACGACGGTGCGCGCGCCCACGGGAACCGTCTCGTCGTCGCTCTCGACGACGGTCAGCACGGTCGCCGGTTCGCGGTCGGCGAGCGCCGCCAGCAGCGGGTCGTAGGAGTCGTCCAGCGGTTCGACGAGAACGTCGATGATGCCGTTGCAGCCGAGGCCGAGGCCCCACTCGTCGTCGTCCATCAGGTCGAACGTCTCCACGGCCGAGGCCGCGGTCTGTCGGGCGTCGGCGGCGAGTTCGGCGACCGGTCCCTCAAGGCAGCCGGCGGTGATGGCGCCGAGCGCGTCGTCGTCGTCAGGCGCGAGCAGTTTCGCACCGGGGCGGCGGTAGGCCGACCCCTCGACGTCGACGACCGTCGCGACGGCGGCCGTCGCGTCGGCGTCCCGGAGGCTCCGG contains:
- a CDS encoding cytosine deaminase; translated protein: MADHIVTDARTLDGTRVDVAVRDGVVERVVPAGEGDPGAFDPADHTDADGGLVTPPLIEPHLHLDATLTAGDPSWNDSGTLAEGIETWAEYKQDLDYDDVQERATQTVEWLAAHGVTRVRTHADTTEESLTAVEALLDLREEVDDLVDLQVVAFPQDGVYTADHHEDLLVEALEMGVDVVGGIPHNEHTREDGVRDVQTAFDLAERFDRRIDLHIDETDDPGSRFTEVLASEAIKRDMGDRTTASHTTALHSYPNAYAGKVVSLLAESGATVITNPPDNSVLQGRYDDYPKRRGHTRVDELRDAGVTVGIGHDSVMDPWYHYGVGDPLDAAFVLLHYAHMSGRGDVEPIWEMLTHANAEVFGVDSYGLEEGNEGSLVVYNSPDGFNALRTQAPRRLVLKDGRPIARTEPATTTVSRESGDVDVDFHR
- a CDS encoding FAD binding domain-containing protein → MKPATFEYHRPSSVSEATELLADLGHDAELLAGNQSLGIIMANRLATPDHLVDLDRVDELSGVSIGDDEVEVGAMTTHRDLEFADDLRDVLPMVPQAAEQIAGPSVRNRGTLGGSVAEADPAGNYPAALVALDADLHVVSEDDGERTVPAREFFIAYMFTDLGPDELVTGATVSREPFPVERTGMAFETLKRAAQTFPTVSAATAVRVDDPDAADPEIEEARVALANVADVPLHVPDAEAAVEGTTLDEDALDEAEAAANEAADPSPEMHADEEWKVELAGEYTRRSLQAAYKRAIND
- a CDS encoding CocE/NonD family hydrolase — protein: MASTSEPAYSVHADLDVMIEARDGTGLATDIYRPADPDTREPIDEPRPVILDRTPYDKTGGRTRHGEWYASRGYVIAIQDVRGRFDSEGEFYINSDEAEDGADTVEWLADQEFCDGNVVTLGTSYGAWVQNALATQDPNGLAGMFVNMGAANGRKKTFRHNGAFEQRWLSWALTLGAGFAHESLADPDVQQVFADVDVREVFENGPIQRGESALAELPQYEDWAFEIMTTASASDDYWQNPSVNFERYYDESADVPTVYSGGWYDSYTGATCDNFVGLADRKDSDHYLLMGPWTHLARLPGGHDHSENLLFPPLTWEHPTAGDLAFGENATMNYRETRKQFFDHYVLGEDSWDLPRVQYFMMGLGDGHQTDEGNLFHGGEWRSADEWPPEGTEMTKFYAHGDGTLSTEQPSASESYTSYEYDPEDPVPTIGGNTSSYLTYEPREEPVGAYPLGDRNIIDFAGRGGYDQRTDEDTFGASEPYGPLSQRDDVLVFRTPPLEEPVEIAGPIRVRVFGETDAPDTDFTAKLIDEHPESEDYPDGYDLNLSDSICRARFRGYRDEADFVEPGDVYEFYMEPYDTANRFKAGHRIRLDISSSNWPRFDVNPNTGGPLYTDDDYQVAENTVHHSATHPTHIELPLQPSSE
- a CDS encoding CoxG family protein, which translates into the protein MIEFSGEFESEHEPEELWKYFTDPDILAQCAPGCDHIEQHSESELSATVAVGVGSVKPTFDVDMTVVEADAPNRLVMHAGGDASRNSFETVAEMDLLENEDGGTTATWNAETNVSGLIASLGQRALGSVAERLVNNFFDDLEELADEGVPAESKISAKPDATASLDE
- a CDS encoding XdhC family protein; translated protein: MDSDDPWSVTDRDLHDRLRSLRDADATAAVATVVDVEGSAYRRPGAKLLAPDDDDALGAITAGCLEGPVAELAADARQTAASAVETFDLMDDDEWGLGLGCNGIIDVLVEPLDDSYDPLLAALADREPATVLTVVESDDETVPVGARTVVTADGPRTGDDRPGLPADVLNELRDASADARESGSSGAVTVERAAGDLRVFVDGVEPAPDLLLFGAQNDVHAVARFGAEAGFRVTVASARGARASEDAFPHAHRVVGTHPSDVDEVVEAPERTYAVLMSHNLIDDQLVLETLLRETEVPYVGLMGPRERFEEIRDAVAEEGTTFTPGELDRVSTPVGLDLGDGSPTGIALSVVAEALAVANDAAGGRLREQSGPIHPRTDPTP
- a CDS encoding (2Fe-2S)-binding protein, coding for MSSESSSQSLDRPTEELTLSVNGETISTTVEPRLKLSDFLRRECGQRGVRVGCEHGVCGACTVLVDGKSTKSCLTYAVQVDGAEVTTVEGLATDGELHPIQEAYHQEHALQCGFCTSGFVMATKELLDRNPDPDKGEVKEGLADNICRCTGYQNIYKAVDRAADELMEAPSDDLSDRTGGGE
- a CDS encoding xanthine dehydrogenase family protein molybdopterin-binding subunit, with the protein product MSGAESPTEPGTETDTHVERESFVGSGLERVEDHRILTGEAEYIHDIEPENTVHMALVRSVHPHAHVEDVDTSAAEDHPDCLLALTVDTLKEEYEPMPCGLKGFEEWSLADDKVRFVGEPVVAVVAKDRYAAEDIVDLVDIEYDQLDPVVDPLDAREDETLVHEHFGSNVADSETLDFGDVEGAFEEADNVIEREYSWGRISGVPLETAGVVATYDPDHDAFDIDCNIQLHTLVDDTIYEPLGYPPEKVNLEVPPDVGGSFGTKIAIHRYCTLAAMASQQLDGRPVKFVEDRIENLQGGDMHSSDRDYRVRLAYDDDGTIRGLDTWFVDDFGAFPHYPVNQALKPLSVVTNAYDIENVRYDYEIALTNKTAQTAYRGFGVPPHLHALEMVVDEAARELGVEATDLRRLNLIQPDDMPFRLPTHNIYDSGDFPAALDRIEEIVEEREVCEGGLLDPDVVEQKREEGKYRGYSPTVHIEPGVSGSDWTDRQRTDKDALEARDREDVSELPEHFRIELMEDGTVQSYLATDTSGQGHQTLVTQLLADGLGVLPSDIEVGYLDSVTAPTEYGTAASRMAVMLSGATEGAAQKLRENCRKLAAQREFGCDVDDVVYRDGGVERADGSERLTLAELAELDSGQKNERLTRVSYDYEHPTTSLPEFDEALTRKFPVYPTAAFAANAPIVEVDTDTGEVDILKFYSLRDCGTRLNPTIVDGQAHGGLAQGLGAALMEEFEYDDEGQPQAITMFEYLLPSTKNMPDVELEHSETPSPFTATGAKGTGEGGMIDGPAAIASSINAALADQGIVADQIPMTPHRVRKRLRDGE
- the codB gene encoding cytosine permease gives rise to the protein MASGTDQSWIRTVIFGKENLPDPDWPTDHVPENERRSLLSISAVLLGFVFFAGTLWSGAEVGAALGFGSMLTALAVGSIILGLYVATLCAIGAQTGLTTVLLSRYTFGRLGAKWADLLLGGTQIGWFGVTIPLVAIPTAKFFGVNTPTWVSALILLWGVFHLATAYFGYEGMEKLSLVAVPILLVVGLVSIGIALQDTGGLGGLMETTGSAGSMTFGAAVTIVVGTFISGGTQAPNWARFAESRRIGFWAGLIAFLAGNSFLFISGAVGGAVYVDTGGDLYEVLAVQGLAAVGLLALILNIWTTNDNAAYAFGVAGSEAFEFDRKRPFVLAGGAIGIALALFGVDGMLVPWLATLGQYVPPLGGVLIADLLLCWRLDIPRMEEVDFASVRAVPVVAYVVGCVVAALTAGAVIPGVDAPQLIPGIAALNGIIAAVLVQVAGHYGLERSGVVSTHDSETF
- a CDS encoding amidohydrolase family protein, which codes for MAHDLLLRNARLPDGRTADVAVDGHAIAALDATGADAARELAAEGGLLAPGFVDCHVHLDKAYIADELPDNESGTLGEAIANIHDRKREYTVEDVRERAGRAIEAHVRNGCTRIRTHVDVDTIGGLTPLRGVVEAREAWADVVDVQVVAFPQEGVVQDPGTAELLADALEEGADAVGGMPANERSDADTREHVDACLDIATEYGVPVDMHVDETDDPTARSLEYLAAEAIDRGVEDVTAGHTCALAAYDDAHAARVVDLLAEAGVNMVTNPPTNLLLQGRHDGHPKRRGITRVDELREAGLTVAAGQDCIRDGFYPYGRASMLETALLTAHAAHLQTPAERRVAWEMVGANAARVMDVDYGLEEGAPATFNVFPPSVETPTDALREGVAPRYVLHEGSVVAENEVRSAVVA